The window AGCTTTAACGGTACATTTATCAAACCTGAGGAAGGCAAAAAGTATACTTTCAACCCGTCAGATAAGCCTGGAAAGACTTTGGAATTTTAAATATGAAAAATAAATATTTACAGATATTTTTGTACATATTGGCTGTCGCTGGAATAATAGACACTATACTTATTGCTAAAAGAGGCGGCGGTATGAATCTGGGGGTTTTGCTTCCAGCTGTTGGAGGGACTTGTATAATACTTTGGGCATTATTTAAAAAGACCCCATCATACAGGAGAAGACCAAACCTTTATAGGAAGCTTATAAAAGTATTTACAGGACTTTTCCTTATATGGTTGGTTTCTTTTGCTATTATAACTGCTGTTATAATAACCTCTGCCATGTCAGATAAGGAGCAAAAGGTAGACAGCGTAATAGTACTGGGTGCAGGGCTTAAAGGTGAAACACCTACTCTGGTTTTGAAGAAGCGTCTTGACTATACTCTGGATTACTACAAAAGCAATCCGGATGTAAAGATAATAGTATCAGGGGGGCAGGGTATCGGCGAAACCA of the Ruminiclostridium papyrosolvens DSM 2782 genome contains:
- a CDS encoding YdcF family protein; its protein translation is MKNKYLQIFLYILAVAGIIDTILIAKRGGGMNLGVLLPAVGGTCIILWALFKKTPSYRRRPNLYRKLIKVFTGLFLIWLVSFAIITAVIITSAMSDKEQKVDSVIVLGAGLKGETPTLVLKKRLDYTLDYYKSNPDVKIIVSGGQGIGETITEAEAMKRYLVKHDIPENIILKEESSTSTYENMLYSKKAYENTIGKPLDKVMIITNDFHMFRAKILAKRAGLKAYGISSGTPWYIYPNVCLREYFALFKSLILDR